In Pectobacterium actinidiae, the DNA window GGCGGCCTAACGCGAGCAAGATACCAAGCGGTAGCGCGCCGGCGATACCCACAGCGGCGATGATCAACGTCAAGGTTAGCCCGCCCCATTGATACGTTTCCACTCGACTGAGCCCACCAAAACCACCGTAAAGCAACCACCAGGCAATGAGTGGATAAGCTATCGTCCAGACGGCGAGATAACGCCCGCGATAGGGAATGCTTTTCAGGAACATCGGCAGGATACTGAGCAGCCCGATAGCAAGTGCAAAGTTGATGCGCCAGACTTCCTCTGCCGGATACAGCCCATACATGAAATGACCAAATCTGGCATGAATGAAGACCCAACAGGCGCCATCGCGCGTACAGTCATTCCGGGTTGTACCGATCCAGTTTGCCTGAAAGATCGCCCAATTAAGCAGTGGTGGTATCGCAACCCACAGTAACCAGAGGCAAAACAGTGTTAACAGGCTATTGCTGATACTTGAGAAGAGATTGCGTCGAGCCCACTGCATCGTTCTGAACAGAAGAGACTGACGGCCTTGCATATAATGGTTCATCGTCATGGCGTCCTCTTAGCGTTCGACTAATGCGATCTTGCGGTTATACAGATTCATCAGCAGTGAGATCAGCAGACTGATAATGAGGTAGACCGACATGGTAATCGCGATGGTTTCGATGGCCTGACCGGTCTGATTCAACACCGTTCCCGCGAACAAAGACACCATATCGGGGTAGCCAATTGCAGCAGCCAATGATGAATTCTTCACGATATTGAGATACTGGCTGGTCAGTGGCGGAATGATGACGCGCAACGCCTGTGGGAGGATCACTTTGCGCAGCGTAACAGGATTCGGTAATCCGAGAGAGCGAGCCGCCTCGTGTTGGCCATGGGAAACCGATTGGATGCCTGAACGAATGATCTCGGCGATAAACGATGAGGTGTAGACCGAAAGGGCGACAGTCAATGCGGCGAGCTCAGGGATCAATACCATACCGCCACGGAAGTTGAACCCTTTTAATTCCGGCACATCCCAGTGAAAAGCAGAGCCGAAAATCAAATGACTGAGCGCGCACAGCACAAGTAACAGGCCTAACGCCAGCGGCCAGGTTCTGCGTGGCTGGCCGGTTAATGCGTGATAGCGCCGATTGCGCCGAAAGACGATCCATGTGACTACGACCGTGATCAGCAGAGAAAGGAAAAATGCAGCCGTGCCCGGCCCCAATTCAGGAGAGGGAAGATAAAAGCCCCGATTGCTGAGGAAGGCGACATCAAACGCGCTAATTGACTGGCGTGGGCCCGGCAGGTTGCGCAATACGGCAAAGTACCAGAAGAAGATCTGCAATAACGGCGGAATGTTACGGAATATCTCGATGTAAATAGTGGATATTTTCCGTAATAGCCAGTTGTCGGATAGCCGGGCAAGGCCAACGGTAAAGCCGAGAATCGACGCAAACACGATGCACAATGCCGAAACCAGCAGTGTGTTGAATAATCCGACAAGAAAAACGCGAGCGTAGGTGTCACCTTGTTGATAGTCAATCAGGTGCTGGACGATGCCAAAGCCAGCGCTTTTATTCAGGAAATCGAAGCCAGAGGTGATGCCCCTCTGTGCCAGATTGGTCACAGTGTTGTGCAACAGGTAGGCTGCGACAGCTAATACCGCGATAACAACGACAATTTGATACAGCCAGGCGCGCACCGCTGGATTCGTCAGTGATAAATCACCTTTTACGGTTGGGCGTTGTAGCATGCTGGAACCTCGATACGTAATACTGAGGGGCGCAGCAATACACTGCGCCCGGCTTGTTCTGATAATTAACGTACCGCTGGCGCGTACTGAATTCCGCCTTTGTTCCACAGTTCGTTCAGGCCGCGTTTAATTTTCAGCTCGCTGCCCATGCCGACATTACGTTCAAAGATTTCGCCGTAGTTGCCG includes these proteins:
- a CDS encoding amino acid ABC transporter permease, with protein sequence MLQRPTVKGDLSLTNPAVRAWLYQIVVVIAVLAVAAYLLHNTVTNLAQRGITSGFDFLNKSAGFGIVQHLIDYQQGDTYARVFLVGLFNTLLVSALCIVFASILGFTVGLARLSDNWLLRKISTIYIEIFRNIPPLLQIFFWYFAVLRNLPGPRQSISAFDVAFLSNRGFYLPSPELGPGTAAFFLSLLITVVVTWIVFRRNRRYHALTGQPRRTWPLALGLLLVLCALSHLIFGSAFHWDVPELKGFNFRGGMVLIPELAALTVALSVYTSSFIAEIIRSGIQSVSHGQHEAARSLGLPNPVTLRKVILPQALRVIIPPLTSQYLNIVKNSSLAAAIGYPDMVSLFAGTVLNQTGQAIETIAITMSVYLIISLLISLLMNLYNRKIALVER